Proteins encoded together in one Rhodospirillaceae bacterium window:
- a CDS encoding aspartate kinase, giving the protein MKFGGTSVANIERIKAVALRVKREVDAGHDVAVVVSAMSGVTNQLVDWCLDFAPLHDAREYDVVVASGEQVTCGLTAIALQELGVNARSWLGWQVPIRTDDAHGKARIESIAGEELERRFAQGQVPVFAGFQGVGSDNRVTTLGRGGSDTSAVALAAAISADRCDIFTDVDGVYTTDPRIVAKAQKLDKITYEEMLEMASLGAKVLQTRSVEMAMKHRVRLQVLSSFEDKPGTMVVDEEEIMEKELVSGIAYSRDEAKITLIRVADKPGIAAGIFGPLTDANINVDMIVQNISEDGQTTDMTFTVSKGDFDRAKQVLEASRNTLSYKELISDKNVVKVSVIGVGMRSHAGIAQRMFKALAEKGINIQVISTSEIKISVLVAEEYTELAVRALHTAYGLDAD; this is encoded by the coding sequence ATGAAATTCGGCGGCACGTCAGTTGCCAATATCGAGCGTATTAAGGCCGTCGCCTTGCGCGTAAAACGGGAAGTTGATGCCGGTCATGATGTCGCCGTGGTGGTTTCGGCCATGTCAGGAGTCACCAACCAGCTGGTCGATTGGTGCCTTGACTTCGCGCCGCTCCATGACGCGCGCGAATACGATGTGGTGGTCGCGTCCGGCGAACAGGTGACCTGCGGGTTGACCGCCATCGCCTTGCAGGAACTGGGTGTGAACGCCCGCTCCTGGCTGGGCTGGCAGGTGCCGATCCGCACCGATGACGCCCATGGCAAGGCGCGCATCGAGTCGATCGCCGGCGAGGAACTGGAGCGCCGTTTCGCCCAGGGCCAGGTGCCGGTCTTCGCCGGTTTCCAGGGGGTGGGGTCCGACAACCGGGTGACCACGCTGGGGCGCGGTGGCTCCGATACCTCGGCCGTGGCGCTGGCGGCGGCCATCAGCGCCGACCGTTGCGACATCTTCACCGATGTCGATGGCGTCTATACGACCGATCCCAGGATCGTCGCCAAGGCGCAAAAGCTCGATAAGATCACCTACGAGGAAATGCTGGAGATGGCGTCATTGGGCGCCAAGGTCCTGCAGACCCGGTCGGTTGAAATGGCGATGAAGCATCGTGTGCGGCTCCAGGTCCTCAGCAGTTTCGAGGACAAGCCGGGGACGATGGTGGTGGATGAGGAAGAAATCATGGAAAAAGAATTGGTGAGCGGCATCGCCTATAGCCGCGACGAAGCGAAGATCACGCTCATTCGCGTGGCCGACAAGCCGGGTATCGCCGCCGGCATCTTCGGCCCGCTGACGGATGCCAATATCAATGTCGACATGATCGTCCAGAACATCTCCGAGGACGGCCAGACCACCGACATGACGTTCACCGTCTCGAAGGGCGACTTCGACCGCGCCAAGCAGGTCCTCGAAGCCAGCCGCAATACCTTGAGCTACAAGGAACTGATCTCCGACAAGAACGTCGTGAAGGTCTCGGTCATCGGCGTCGGCATGCGCTCTCATGCCGGCATCGCCCAGCGCATGTTCAAGGCGCTGGCGGAGAAGGGCATCAACATCCAGGTGATCTCGACCTCCGAGATCAAGATCAGCGTGTTGGTGGCCGAGGAATATACCGAACTTGCCGTCCGCGCGCTGCACACGGCCTACGGACTTGACGCTGATTAA
- the ubiG gene encoding bifunctional 2-polyprenyl-6-hydroxyphenol methylase/3-demethylubiquinol 3-O-methyltransferase UbiG yields MVPGLATSVPQLGRPDDENSGSVIKTTIDRSEIEKFAAMAEAWWDPTGKFRPLHRLNPVRVNFIRDRVAAHFGRDAAAPAPLDGLSLIDIGCGGGLLSEPMARLGAQVTGVDATPRNVEVARLHAEQGGIKAIYLNCAAEDLVAQGQRFDIVLAMEIIEHVADVDAFLEACSRLLKPGGILFIATMSRTIKSYAMAIIGAEYVMRWLPKGTHDWNRFIRPSEMARGLRHHGLAIAELSGVSYNPFKDSFHLSRDLDVNYMAVVKPA; encoded by the coding sequence ATGGTCCCCGGACTGGCTACCAGTGTCCCGCAGCTCGGCCGACCGGATGATGAAAATTCAGGCAGCGTCATCAAGACCACCATCGACCGGTCGGAAATCGAGAAATTCGCCGCCATGGCCGAGGCCTGGTGGGACCCCACCGGCAAGTTTCGCCCGCTGCACCGCCTCAACCCGGTGCGCGTCAATTTCATCCGCGACCGGGTGGCCGCCCATTTCGGCCGGGACGCCGCCGCCCCTGCCCCGCTCGACGGTCTTTCCCTCATCGATATCGGCTGCGGCGGCGGGCTGCTGAGTGAACCCATGGCCCGGCTGGGGGCCCAGGTGACCGGCGTCGATGCGACCCCGCGCAATGTCGAGGTGGCGCGCCTCCATGCCGAGCAAGGCGGCATCAAGGCGATCTACCTCAATTGCGCCGCCGAGGATCTGGTGGCCCAGGGGCAGCGCTTCGACATCGTGCTGGCGATGGAGATCATCGAGCATGTGGCCGATGTCGATGCCTTCCTGGAAGCCTGCAGCCGTCTTCTCAAGCCCGGCGGGATCCTGTTCATCGCCACCATGTCGCGCACCATCAAGAGCTATGCCATGGCCATCATCGGCGCCGAATATGTGATGCGCTGGCTGCCCAAGGGCACCCATGACTGGAACCGGTTCATCCGCCCGTCGGAAATGGCGCGCGGGTTGCGGCACCATGGCCTTGCCATCGCCGAATTGAGCGGCGTCTCCTACAATCCGTTCAAGGACAGCTTCCACCTCAGCCGCGACCTCGACGTCAATTACATGGCGGTGGTGAAGCCAGCCTAG
- a CDS encoding lipid-binding SYLF domain-containing protein, whose amino-acid sequence MNILRKLTAPFLGMTLALGLSLGHMAPAQALTPQQELIDKARISFEKLIGSYEFGELPGYLKRAKAVMIFPDLFKAGFVIGGEGGNGVLMVRDPNQGWSQPAFYTLAAGSVGLQVGGQTSETIFTIMSDKALQAVLNDQMKFGGDMSVAAGPIGKGVGANTTTNLQADVYTFAKTAGLFGGVSFNGAGILRKNDWNAAYYGPGVLPQQIVIDRKVSNPNTKDLVNALSPY is encoded by the coding sequence ATGAACATTCTGCGCAAATTGACGGCCCCGTTTCTGGGCATGACCCTCGCTTTGGGGCTCAGCCTCGGGCATATGGCGCCCGCCCAGGCGTTGACGCCCCAGCAGGAGCTGATCGACAAGGCGCGCATCAGCTTTGAAAAGCTGATCGGCTCTTATGAGTTCGGCGAGTTGCCGGGCTATCTCAAGCGGGCCAAGGCCGTGATGATCTTCCCTGACCTGTTCAAGGCCGGGTTCGTGATCGGTGGCGAAGGTGGCAATGGCGTCCTCATGGTGCGCGATCCCAACCAGGGCTGGAGCCAGCCGGCCTTCTATACGCTGGCCGCAGGCTCAGTCGGCCTGCAGGTCGGCGGCCAGACCTCGGAGACCATCTTCACGATCATGAGCGACAAGGCGCTGCAGGCCGTGCTCAACGACCAGATGAAGTTCGGTGGCGACATGTCGGTGGCGGCGGGCCCGATCGGCAAGGGTGTCGGTGCCAACACGACCACCAATCTTCAGGCCGACGTGTATACCTTCGCCAAGACCGCGGGCCTGTTCGGCGGTGTCAGCTTCAACGGCGCGGGCATCCTCAGGAAGAACGATTGGAACGCCGCCTATTACGGCCCGGGCGTCCTGCCGCAGCAGATCGTGATCGACCGCAAGGTTTCCAATCCGAACACGAAGGACCTGGTGAACGCGCTGTCGCCTTACTGA
- a CDS encoding nitronate monooxygenase, with amino-acid sequence MDRAHASAHLDELWQRGREFLGTRYAIMGGAMTWVSERHLVSAISNAGGFGVIASGSMPPHILEAELKATRAMTDAPFGVNLITLHPQLDQLIDVCLDLKMSHVVLAGGLPPGAALKRIKEGGAKVICFAPAVAIAKKLVKSGCDAIVIEGMEAGGHIGPVSTSVLAQEILPVITDVPVFVAGGIGRGQAMLGYLEMGASGVQLGTRFVCATESIAHPKFKQAFIRGNARDAIPSTQIDPRFPVIPVRALVNEGTRKFMDMQRQVIDRFNAGELDQKAAQLEIEHFWAGALRRAVIDGDVETGSVMAGQSVGMVTKEEPTAAIIQDLIEGALAALADRRHPSAPADRSQILQG; translated from the coding sequence ATGGACCGTGCCCACGCGTCTGCTCACCTCGATGAGCTGTGGCAGCGTGGCCGCGAGTTCCTCGGTACGCGCTATGCCATCATGGGCGGTGCGATGACCTGGGTCTCCGAGCGCCACCTTGTCTCCGCCATCTCGAACGCCGGCGGGTTCGGTGTCATCGCCTCGGGTTCGATGCCGCCGCACATCCTGGAAGCCGAATTGAAGGCGACGCGGGCGATGACCGATGCGCCGTTCGGCGTCAATCTCATCACCCTCCACCCGCAGCTCGACCAGCTGATCGATGTCTGCCTCGATCTCAAGATGTCGCATGTGGTGCTGGCCGGCGGCTTGCCGCCGGGAGCCGCCTTGAAGCGCATCAAGGAGGGCGGCGCCAAGGTCATCTGCTTTGCACCCGCCGTGGCCATTGCCAAGAAGCTGGTGAAATCCGGCTGCGACGCCATCGTTATCGAGGGCATGGAAGCCGGCGGGCATATCGGTCCGGTATCGACCAGCGTGCTGGCGCAGGAAATCCTGCCGGTCATCACCGACGTCCCGGTTTTCGTGGCCGGCGGCATCGGCCGTGGCCAGGCCATGCTGGGCTATCTCGAAATGGGTGCCTCGGGCGTCCAGCTCGGCACGCGCTTCGTCTGCGCCACGGAATCGATCGCGCACCCGAAATTCAAGCAGGCCTTCATCCGCGGTAATGCCCGCGACGCCATCCCCTCGACGCAGATTGATCCCCGCTTCCCGGTTATTCCGGTGCGCGCGCTCGTCAATGAAGGCACGCGCAAGTTCATGGACATGCAGCGCCAGGTGATCGATCGGTTCAATGCCGGCGAGCTGGACCAGAAGGCAGCGCAGTTGGAGATTGAGCATTTCTGGGCGGGTGCCTTGCGCCGCGCCGTGATCGACGGCGATGTCGAAACGGGCTCCGTCATGGCGGGCCAGTCGGTCGGCATGGTGACGAAGGAAGAGCCAACCGCCGCGATCATCCAGGATCTCATCGAAGGCGCCCTGGCGGCTCTGGCCGATCGGCGTCACCCGTCGGCGCCAGCCGACCGGTCTCAGATTTTGCAGGGATGA